GTGCGCGCCGGAGCCTGCGGTCAGCAGAGCGAAGTCCTCGCTCCATACGAAGGCGGCGAAGCAGGAGACCCCCCATCGGTTGGGCACGGCCGCTACGTCGAGGAAGACGTCCTTGGCGATGATCCGTTCGATCAGGGGCGCACACATCTGGTCGTCGATGGTGTCGACCCGGATGTTGCGGCGGACGTCGCCGGGGTCCTGGGTGAGTCGGCTGAGTGCGTCCCGTTCGATGACCTCGTACAGGGCGTGCAGAGCTGCCTCGGCGAAGGAGTTGCCTGAGGCCAGGCCGTTGCTGGAGACGAGCAGGCCGCGGGGTCGCCAGGTCTGCCCGGCGACGCTGGTGAGCTGGACGCTGTCGCGGGGGACAGGGACGGGTTGTTTGGAGGTGAGGCCGGTGGCGGCCACCCAGTCCAGCGGGCTGCTGTCGTCTAGGAGGCTGCCCTCGTGATGGGCGAGATCTGCCAGCTTGTAGGGCAGGTCCAGAGCGTGGGCGGGGACGGCGCGGTGGGAGGGCTCGGGGCAGGCGAACTCGGCGTGCCACATCTCCACGGACTCCATCACTGCGGAGATCTTGGCGAGTAGCAGGTCGTGGCCCTTGCCCTGGGAGACGGACAGAGTGCGGGACAGGGGGCGGTAGGCAACGGCTACAGGGATGCCGATGATGTCCAGACCAGTCACATCTGCGACGCGGGTGATGCCGAACGCGGAGAGTTGAGGGGCGATCAGGGCCCAGGTTTCCTCAGGGGTGCGGACCCGGTGGGTGCCGGTGGTGAATACCTTGTGGCCGGTGGGAGCGGCCTGCTTGGGGGTGGTCGTCATGTCACGCTCCTATTTGCCGGCGGTCGTTGTGGTCCTTGAGGAAGAACGGGCGCAGTGCTTCGACGGCTTCGCTTGCGGAGGCGAACCCCCGGTCGCGTGCGGCGGCGTTTCGTGAGCGCCCGTCGGATTGGCTTCCCAGGTTCCACAGGGCATCGAGATGACGTTGGAGGACGCTCACTTTCAGGTGGTCGATATGCTTACTGAAAGATGTAAGGACCACCTTTTCGTTGACCTGCAGACTCGCCGAAACAATTCCGCCCGTGACTTCCTGCTGAGGGAGAAGCCACGCCGCCGTCGGCTCATCGCCGAGATCGACAGCCGGACGCGACGAGCGGACGAGCAGGGTCAGTAGGAGCTGCTGCGGTGACAGCTGCTGGCCCTCTTCCTCTCCCACCCAGTGCCCAGCGCGGTCGGCAGGGATGGAGTCCGGGCTCAGGTGTTCCTTGGCCGCGGTGGCCAGCGCCCGCTCCTCCAGCTCCTCCAGCGGGCTGTCGGGGGCCAGGCCCGTCATCGCGGACAGCACGTAGCGCCGCCAGCGCTGGACCTGGTCGCGGCCGAAGAGCCGCTGGTAGTCGAACTGGGCCGCCCTGCTGACGAAGCGGCCGTCGAACCAGGCCCCGTTGAAATCGAGGTGCCACTTGCGCAGATACGTGGTCCGCCAGCCGGCGGGCCATTCCTGCGGCGAGGCAGGGTTGGTCACAGGGTCCTGAGACCACAGGAGGCCGTGTGCGTGGCGCAGTGCCTCGCAGGCGTCCTGGTACTTGAGGCTGAGGGCAGGTCCTCGTCCGCTCACGAAGGCCCCCATCCGGCGGGCCGCATCGCGCAGTCTTGGATCACCTTCGCAGGCCCGCTCCACGGCCTTCCAGGAGCGGCGTGGGTAATGGAGGGAGCGGGCCGTCTCCACGAGCCGCTCCCCCTCGGCAGGGGAGACCGCCGCAGCCTCGCAGGCCTCTTCCACTGCGTAGCGCATATTCACGAGGGCCTCGCTGAGAACCTGCCAATCAGGCCCTTCGGTATGAAGAACGGCGACCTCATCGTCAGCCTCCAGAAGGCCGTCGCGAAACCCCTCGAATATGCGCCCGACGCCCGCCATTCCGAATTCGTTAAGCTCCGCCGCTCGCAGTGCTCCCATGCTTGAAGCGCCTATGACAGTCACACCGCGCGCCATGGTGTCCAGAATTTCTTTGTGCCGAATCGGCGGATGGCCGTGATAAAGGCCGTCGATGAGGACAACGATGTCTCCGGCGGAGAAATCTCCGCTTATGAAGTCACCGTGCCGCGCCGGCGGATGAATGCAGAGCTCGGGGAAATTTTCCCTCGCCGCCGAGTCGTTCAGTGTCGGACCTATGAATGCGTGAACCCTCACAAGTTCCCTCACTCAGAGTAGTGGACTGTTGCCCAGCATGATGATCCCAGCTAGATGGGCTAGAGGTTAGCCTCCGCGGACCTCCAATCCAATACGGGCAAATCGCACAAGCTGTGGCATGGCAGCCATTTGCATTTTTAGGTGCTCGATACACCAGATGGGGGAAAATGCAGACCGCGCCCCAAGTGGAAGTCGATCTACTCAGGGGCGAATTTGGGCCATGTTTAAGGATCGGCAAATCTGGACATGGCGCGCGTGTTCATGTCTCAGAAATAGTCGACTTGACATACTGCTACGAGGCGAAAAGCCCACCTGGCGAGGATGGCGCGAATGCCATTGACGATCTTCGTGAGCCGTTGTTACGTTCGAAGAGCGAAACCGCCGACGGGGCACCGTCGGGGAAACTTGGAGACAGGACTTATCCAGTCCTTACCTCTCCATAAAACTCACACAAGGAGAGTGCTATGCGCACCGAGAACACGATCGAGGCCTCTGAGGACCTGTTCGACGAGGCGGTCCCCACCACGATCGCCCACGAGGCGGCCTCCTACACCGACGAGTAAGTCGGACCTCACATGACGCTGTGAACCGGTGACCACCGAGCCACAGCAACCCAGTCGTGGGGGCGGCGGGACCGGTGTCCGCACCGAGCCGGCCGTCCCCATGACTGCCTCAGCCGGCAGTACGGGCGTGGCCCTGGCGCCGTCCGCAGCCACATGCCCCAGAACGACGAAGAAAGGGCCGCACGGTGGACCAGCCCCTGGTAGAGACAGACTTCGAAACGACGGACGCGCCGTCAGACGCACGCATCCTGGGAGCCACGCACTACGCCTCCGGCACTGAGGTGGCAGCCAAGCTCGTCCAGACGATCGGATCGAACTGGGGCAAGCATCCCCTGCACGCCGAGGGCGTCGTCGACACCTCCGCCCTGCTGACCGCGGAGGACATCGACCACCTCATCGACTCCCGTACCCTGCGCGTCTCCCAGCTCTGGGTCTGCAACCAGGGCCGCAACCTGCCCCCGTCGACCTACATGAGCGTCGGCGAGCAGCAGCGCAACCGAAGCGTCGGCAGCACCTCCGACGTCCGGCGCATCATGACCCTGGCCACCGAGGGCAGCCCCGACCCGATAAAGGTCGCCCAGCACGTCGCCAACGGCGCCTCACTGACCCTCAACCAGGTCGACCAGTACATCCCCAACCTGCGGGCCATGTGCGAGCAGTTCGAGGCGGAAACCCACATCCGTGCTGGGGTGATCCTCTTTGTGACGCCCCCCAGCGCCCAGGCCTTCTCCCTGCACGCCGACCCGCACGACATCATCGTCATGCAGACGCACGGCACCAAGCAGTGGGAGATCCACCCCACCGTCTGGGAGAAGAAGCACGACCCCGACGCCCAGATCCGCCGGCTGGTGATGAAGCCCGGCGACATGCTCTACGTGCCCGAGGGCACCCCGCACGTCGTCCGGACCAACGAAGACGGCCTGTCCATCCACCAGACCATCCAGTTCAACGTCCCCCGGTACGACAAGGTGGCCTCCAAGGTCCTGCTGCTGGCCTTCGAGCAGTACTGCCAGAACACCGCTCTCTCCGGTCCCCTTCCTCCCCTGCGCGGCAGTGGACCGGAGATCACCGAGCAGCTCGCCCCCAGCTTCGCCGACTTCGCTGAGGCACTGAAGGACCTGGACCTAGGCACGCTCGTCGAGCAGCACCTCCAATCGGTCCTCCCGCGCCAGCGCACCCTGGCCACCGGGCGCATCACCGCCATCGCATCGGCGGACAGGGTCACCGCCGACACCCCTCTACGCCGCGCGGTGCCGTTCACGGTGACCGTCCAGGACGACACTGTCAGCACCGTCTTCGGCCGCCGCCGGCTCAGCAGCCCTCTGCGCACGGAGAAGTACCTGAGCGCGCTCGCCGAGGCGGAGACCTTCACCGCCGACACCGTCAGCAACGAGATGGACGCCGCCTCGCGCCTGCTGCTGTGCCAGCGCCTGGTCCGCGAAGGCGCCCTGACCCTCGCCTGACACCCGGCCCTCTGGGCTGTGCCCTGCCGGCACGGCCCAGAGACATGCCCCGCGGCCACACCGTCACAGCCGCCTTCGCCTGGAGCCCACTCATGCACGAACCACTCCCTCATCTTCCGCCCACGAGCGGAGACGCCATCGGACACCTCCTGACCCGGGCGTGGAACGTCCAGGGCAGCCCAGGCCAGGTCTTCGAGATCATCGAACGCTCGGACGGCTTCACCGGCGTCTGCGACGCCGCCGAGTACTTCACCCCCTACGAACAGTGGCCCGAGCGCGAGCAGGAACTTCTCGCACTTTGCCGCGGACGTGTCCTCGACGTTGGCTGCGGAGCCGGCCGACACCTCCTGCATCTGCAGCAGAAGGGACACACCGTTCTCGGGGTCGATAGCTCGTCCGGAGCCGTCGAAGTGTGCGAGAAGCAAGGTATCCCCGCTCGCCTCGGATCCGCACAGGCACTGCCCTGCGACGACAGCAGTTTCGACACCCTCCTCGCCCTGGGCGCCAACCTCGGACTGCTCGGCGGCCGCGAAGAATCGCTGGCCACCCTCCAGGAATGGGCACGGGTCGCAGCCCCCGGCGCTCAGATCCTGGCCACCGGCCGCGACCCCTACGCCTCCAAGGGACCGATTCACAGCGCCTATCACCAGGCCAACCGCGACGCCGGCCGCATGGCGGGACAGCTCCGTATCAGGATCCGCTCCGGTGCCCTGGCCTCACCGTACTTCGACTACCTCTACGCCTCGCTGGCCGAGCTCACCGACCTGCTCGCTCCCTCGCCCTGGGCCCTGGGGCACACGATCGAGGACGCCTACGGCGGATACGGCGTCGTGCTCACCCTCAAGGACTGACCACCCCAGCGCCCCGCACAGCAAGATGGAGACCCCATGAAGGACGGCTATTACCTCTCGGTGTACGCCAACCCCGTCGGCCTGCAACGTGTCCTCAACGTGACCTACCGTCACGACGCGAACCTCTCCTTGTGGCACAAGCAGAAGGATGAGGTCACCCTGGTCGCCCACTGGGAGATCGAACGGATCAGCGGGCAGAAGCAGCACCGGACCCCGTTCCTCGACGAAGCCCACCTCCGCGGTTTCCTCGACGAACGCCTCGCCGAGCATGGCCTCACCCTGAACGACATGACCGAGGTGTGGGGCACCCCGGACGTCGACACCATCAGCGACTACCACCTGGGCGACGACTACCCCCAGCTGGCCTACCACGCGCTGTCCCACCTCTACAGCGCGTTGCTGCTCGACACCGACAAGTACTTCAACGGCACCATCCTGGGGTTCGCAGTCGACCGCGGCCCAGAATTCGTCATCGAGCGTGCCGTCAAGGAGAAGTGGTTCGCTGGCTGCGTCGTACAGGACGGGAAGATCACTATCTTCCCGGTGGACTCCCCGGCACCGCTCTACGGAGCGGCCAAGGACCGCTTCAAGCAGCGCGAAGGCACCCTCATGGCATTGGCCACCGCGACCAAAGCCTACGGCCGGTCCGACCGGCAAGCCGTGCTCGAGGGCTTCACCTTCGACGACATCACCTCGATGATCACCTCCGCCACGGCCCTGGCGGCCATCGTCGACCAGGTCGCCGAGACCCTGGTTCCCGACCCCGCCTTCACACTGGACGAGTCACTGGTGAGCGCGGTCATGAAGGAGGTCCAGGCGATCTCCGTCCTGATCATGGAGCGCAACGTCGAGCGGGCCCTTGCCGAGCACCAGATCGACCCTGCGGAAACCCGACTGGCCCTTGCCGGCGGATACGCCCTCAACTGCCCTACCAACAGCCACCTTATGGCCAAGTACGGCTTCACCGAGCTGATCGCACCCCCCTGCGTCGGCGACGACGGCCAGTCCCTGGGCATGGCTCTGGCCGCCTTCCTTAAGAAGAGCGGCGAGCAGAAGTTTTCCTTCCGCTTCCCGGGTGCCTACCTCGGCAGCAGCGACGACACCCTCGACGAGGTGCTCCGCGACCACGACCGCTTCATCGCCGGCGTGAGCGCCTACGACGACGCCACGGCCGTCGCTGACCTGCAAGAAGGTCCCGTTGTCTGGTTCAACGGACGCTCCGAGATCGGCCCCCGGGCCCTGGGGAACCGCAGCCTCATTGCCGACCCCACCACCTACACTTCGAAGGAACTGCTCAACCGGCACAAACAGCGTGAATGGTGGCGCCCCGTCGCCCCGGTCGTCCTCGAAGGGCACGCGGCCGACTGGTTCGAGGATGCCCGCCCCTCGCCGTACATGCTGGAGACTTTCACAATCCGCGGGGAGCGGCGCAGCCGGATACCTGCGGTCGCCCACCTGGACTACTCTGCCCGAGTCCAGACGCTCACGAGCGAACAGAACCCCGCTCTGCACCGGCTTATCCAGGCCTTCCACCAGGCCACCGGCGTACCGATGCTCTGCAACACCTCCCTCAACGACAAGGGAGAGCCGATCATCGAGAAGATCACCGAAGCCGTGAACTTCTGCCTGCGCAAGCAGATCAAGGTCGCCTACATCAACGGCACACGCGTGGAGTTCACCGGCTTCGAGGCCTACCCGGAACGGGAACCCCGGCCGAGGGCGCATACGAAGTTCACCGAGGTCCCGGAAAACGCCGAGCGAGACATCCGCTTGGCGCTCAATCCACACCAACTGCCGGACGTTTACCTCTACCGGTACCTGCACGACAACCTCATGATGGACGGCGTAGACATCACGACTGCCGAGGGTGCCCGGTCGGTCCGAGAAGCCGTAGATGCCCAGTTCGCAGCCGACCCCGCCCTGCGCGACCGCCTGGAGAACCGGATGCGGGAACGAGGGGAGAAATTCGCTTCAATTGGGGCAAAGTACACCTTCTGATTGGCATATTCTAATCAATTCTGCGCATTGATTAGAATGTTCGATCCGATGTGGAAACTTCGGCCACAACGCGTGAAGTCGGATCGGGTGCCTGGATGACCACCTGGGGGCCGCGCCCGGGCTACGGCCTGGACGCGGCCCCAGCCTCATGAGCTGGCCACGGCCCCGTTCCGGCTGAGTGGACGCCCAGATCCTGCAGAGCCGAGATTCCCGACGATCGTCCGCGGGCCACTGCGGAAGCCACTGACCTGATCATGAAGGATCGGCCAGTCGTCATTCGAGCCGCTCCGAGTCCGCCCATGCCCCTTGATCTGCGACCTTTCAGCAGGTGGAGAACAGCTCTCCGTGGCTGGCGGGGCGACAACTACAGGCCCATCAGGACAGGCTGCTCTCCGTAACCGCGAGGTTCGTGGTAGGATACCGAAGCGACCTGGCGGACCCTGTGTGCCCGGCGTTTCGCAGCTCCAACGGAGATAGGGTGGAGGTCTTCCCCCGCCCGTCATGGAGGTGCCTCCCCGGTGGCCGACAGCTTTGTTCACCTGCATAACCACACCGAATACTCGATGCTCGACGGTGCTCAGCGGCTGAAGCCGATGTTCGCCGAGGTCGAGCGGCAGGGGATGCCTGCGATCGCGATGAGCGATCACGGGAACATGTTCGGTGCGTACGAGTTTCAGCAGGTGGCCAAGGGCTTCGAGGGCGTCAAGCCGATCATCGGGATCGAGGCGTACGTCGCCCCCTCCTCCCGCCGCAACCGCAAGCAGGAGTTCTGGGGCCCCGGCGGCGTCAGAGCGATGTCGGACGACGGCGAGGGCTCGAAGGACGTCTCTGGCGGCGGCCGTTTCACTCACATGACAATGTGGGCGCAGAACGTCAAGGGCCTGCAGAACCTGTTCTACCTGTCGACCGAAGCGTCCTACACGGGGCAGTTCCCGGCCGGCAAGCCGCGCATGGACATGGAGCTGATCTCCGAGCACTCCGAGGGGATCATCGGGACGACCGGCTGCCCGTCGGGTGCCATCCAGACCAGGATTCGGCTGAACCAGTACGACGAGGCCCGGAAGATCGCCGGCCAGTACCAGGACATCCTCGGCAAGGAGAACTACTTCCTGGAGCTGATGGACCACGGCCTGGACCTGGAGCGCAACGTCCGTGGCGACCTGCTGCGGCTGGCGAAGGAACTGAACATCCCGCTGCTGGCGACGAACGACGCGCACTACGTTCTCGAAGAGCACGCCGACGCACACGACAACCTGCTGTGCATCGGCGTGGGCAAGAACAAGGACGACCCGGGCCGGTTTAAGTTCAACGGCACCGGCTACTACCTCAAGACCGCGGCCGAGATGCGGGAGCTGTTCTCGGAGCTTCCCGAGGCGTGCGACAACACGCTGCTGATCGCGGAGCGCATCGAGTCGTACGCGTCGGTGTTCGAGAACGTCGACGAGATGCCGAACTACCCCGGTGTCCCGGAGGGCGAGACGCAGGAGTCCTGGCTGCGCAAGGAGTGCCTCAAGGGCCTCGCGATGCGCTACGGCGACCCGATCCCCGCCGAGGTCCTGGAGCGATTCGAGACCGAGATGTCGGTCATCGGTCCGATGAACTTCTCCAGCTACTTCCTCGTGGTCGCCGACATCTGCCGGTACGCCCGCGAGCAAAAGATCCCCGTCGGCCCCGGCCGTGGATCGGCGACCGGCTCGATCGTCGCCTACGCCACCCGTATCACCGAGCTGTGCCCGCTGGAGCACGGACTGCTCTTCGAGCGGTTCCTAAACCCCGAGCGAATCAATCCGCCGGATGTCGACCTCGACTTCGACGACCGCCAGCGCGACCGGATGGTGCGCTACGTCGTCGACAAGTACGGCGACGAGTACACCGCCATGGTGAACACCTTCGGCAAGCTCAAGGCCAAGAACGCGATCAAGGACACGTCGCGGCTCCTGGGCTACCCGTTCAGCCACGGCGAGCGGATCACCAAGGCCCTGCCGCCGGACGTGATGGGCAAGTCCATCCCGATCAACGGGATCTTCGACGAAAGCCACCCCCGCTACGGGGAGGCCGGCGAGATCCGGACGATGTACGCCAACGAGCCAGACGTCAAGAAGGTCATCGACGGTGCCAAAGGCGTCGAGGGTCTGATCCGCAACACCGGCGTTCACGCGGCAGCGGTCATCCTGTCCAAGACGCGGCTCACCGATCGCATCCCGCTCCACATGCGGGCCAAGGACGGCGTCAAGATCACCGGCTTCGACTACCCCAGTTGCGAAAACATGGGGCTGGTCAAGATGGACTTCCTGGGGCTGCGGAACCTGGGCGTGATCGACCAGGCCATCCAGAACGTCCGCGAGAACCGCGGCATTCAGATCACCACCGACACCGTCCCGCAGGACGGCGCCAAGCCGATCCCGCTGGACGACGCCACCACCTTCGAGCTCCTGGCCCGCGGTGACACCTTCGGCGTGTTCCAGCTCGACGGCGGCGGCATGCGCACCCTGCTGAAGCTGATGGAGCCCAGCCGCTTCGAAGACATCGCGGCCGCTCTCGCCCTGTACCGGCCTGGCCCCATGGCGGCGAACGCGCACACGAACTACGCGCACCGCAAGACCGGCCGGCAGGAGATCGAGCCGATCCACCCCGAGCTCCGCGATGCCCTGGAGCCGATCCTCGGGAACACCTTCCACCTGCTCATCTACCAAGAGCAGATCATGGCCATCGCCCGTCAGCTCGCCGGCTACACCCTGGGTGGCGCAGACCTCCTGCGCCGCGCTATGGGTAAGAAGAAGCCCGAGGTGCTGGCCGCAGAGTGGGAGAAGTTCCACGGCGGTATGAAGGAGAACGGCTACTCCGAGGAATCCATCAAGGCCCTGTGGGACGTCATGCTCCCCTTCTCGGGATACGCGTTCAACAAGTCCCACACCGCCGGCTACGGACTTGTCTCATACTGGACCGCTTACCTCAAGGCCAACTATCCCGCCGAGTACATGGCCGCGCTTCTCACCTCCGTTGGCGACGACAAGGACAAGGCCGCAATCTACCTGGCCGACGCCAGGAAGATGGGCGTCCGGGTGCTCCAGCCGGACATCAACGAGTCCGTGGCCGACTTCACCGCCATCGGCGATGACGTCCGGTTCGGGCTCCGTTCGGTCCGCAACGTCGGCGAAGGCGTCATCGAGTCCCTGGTTGCTGCCCGCAAGGCCAAGGGCAAGTACAGCTCCTTCCCCGACTTCCTCGACAAGGCCGACATCGGGGCCCTCAACAAGCGGGCCGTCGAGTCCTTGATCAAGGCCGGCGCCTTCGACTCTCTGCACCACACCCGCAAGGGACTGTCCGCCGCGCACGAAGACGCCATCGACGCGATCATTCCGGTGAAGAAGCAAGCGGCGATCGGCCAGGACGACCTGTTCGGCGACCTCGGCAGCGACGGTGACGAGCCCGCCTTCGGCCTGGACTTCCCCATTGATGAGACCGAGTGGCCGCGCAAGCAGCTCCTCGCCGCCGAACGCGAGATGCTCGGCCTATACGTGTCCGCCCACCCCCTCGACGGCACAGAGCACATCCTGTCGCGTAACCGCGACACGACGATCAGCGAGCTCCTTGCATCCGGCCGCACAGAAGGCACCGTGCAGTTGTCCGGCCTCATCACGGGCGTAGAGCGCCGGATGACCAAACAGGGCAACGCCTGGGCGATCATCAAGCTCGCTGACCGTGACGGCGAGATGGAAATCCTCTTCTTCCCCGCGGTTTACAGCCTCGTCGAGCACGCCCTGATCCCTGACTCCGTGGTCTCCGTCCAAGGGCGTCTCAACGATCGTGACGGCGTGGTCAGCATCTTCGGGCAGGAGATCCAGATCCTGGACGTCTCCTCGGCGGAGACCGGCGGCCGGCCGCCGGTCATGCTCTCCTTCCCCTACTACAAGATCAACGAGCCGACAGTCATCCGCCTCAAGAGAATCCTCTCCGCTCACAAGGGAGAGACCCCCGTCCGGATGAAGGTGCAGACCCCGACCAAGACCGTCCTCTACGAGCTGGGCTTCCTGGTGGACCCGACCTCGGTCGCGTCCGACATCAAGGGCACCTTCGGGCCCGACGCATGGGCGGGTGTGGCGTGAGTGAGGAGGAGATCGTCCTCAGCCTCAACGACCCGCCTGCGTGCGCGCAGTGCGGCGGCCTGACCCTGCTCAAGGCGGAATTCCCGCACACCTGGAAAAACGCTACGGAGCAGGACGTGACCGGCGTTCGAGCGGTCGCTCTATGCCCAGAGTGCGATCGTGGAGAGCCCAGCGCGGACGCGCTGCTGGCCCTGTTCACGGTGGATGGACAGCTGAGCGAGCAGAACCTGACGGTCTTCACCGACCTGATGGCCGCATGGCTCGACGTCGTACGCCACAAGTCCGTCGACATGGAACGCCTGGACGCAGAGCACAAGGCATGGCTTCGCGGGGAACTGGACAACGATGAGGCTGACGGCCTCGATGGCGACGCAGTGCGGTGAGAGCCAAGCGCCCCCGTCCGG
This sequence is a window from Streptomyces vietnamensis. Protein-coding genes within it:
- a CDS encoding YcaO-like family protein, producing the protein MTTTPKQAAPTGHKVFTTGTHRVRTPEETWALIAPQLSAFGITRVADVTGLDIIGIPVAVAYRPLSRTLSVSQGKGHDLLLAKISAVMESVEMWHAEFACPEPSHRAVPAHALDLPYKLADLAHHEGSLLDDSSPLDWVAATGLTSKQPVPVPRDSVQLTSVAGQTWRPRGLLVSSNGLASGNSFAEAALHALYEVIERDALSRLTQDPGDVRRNIRVDTIDDQMCAPLIERIIAKDVFLDVAAVPNRWGVSCFAAFVWSEDFALLTAGSGAHSSSSVALSRALTEAVQSRLTLINGSRDDLTATYSHALRGSTRKPAVDPQALPYREALPQPCRTFDDIDAELDWACRMVTDLTGHEPMAVDLSTNDDFAVVKVICPGLNNTTRHVIPRPDYMPV
- a CDS encoding DUF6300 family protein encodes the protein MSEEEIVLSLNDPPACAQCGGLTLLKAEFPHTWKNATEQDVTGVRAVALCPECDRGEPSADALLALFTVDGQLSEQNLTVFTDLMAAWLDVVRHKSVDMERLDAEHKAWLRGELDNDEADGLDGDAVR
- a CDS encoding JmjC domain-containing protein, whose protein sequence is MAAKLVQTIGSNWGKHPLHAEGVVDTSALLTAEDIDHLIDSRTLRVSQLWVCNQGRNLPPSTYMSVGEQQRNRSVGSTSDVRRIMTLATEGSPDPIKVAQHVANGASLTLNQVDQYIPNLRAMCEQFEAETHIRAGVILFVTPPSAQAFSLHADPHDIIVMQTHGTKQWEIHPTVWEKKHDPDAQIRRLVMKPGDMLYVPEGTPHVVRTNEDGLSIHQTIQFNVPRYDKVASKVLLLAFEQYCQNTALSGPLPPLRGSGPEITEQLAPSFADFAEALKDLDLGTLVEQHLQSVLPRQRTLATGRITAIASADRVTADTPLRRAVPFTVTVQDDTVSTVFGRRRLSSPLRTEKYLSALAEAETFTADTVSNEMDAASRLLLCQRLVREGALTLA
- a CDS encoding carbamoyltransferase C-terminal domain-containing protein gives rise to the protein MKDGYYLSVYANPVGLQRVLNVTYRHDANLSLWHKQKDEVTLVAHWEIERISGQKQHRTPFLDEAHLRGFLDERLAEHGLTLNDMTEVWGTPDVDTISDYHLGDDYPQLAYHALSHLYSALLLDTDKYFNGTILGFAVDRGPEFVIERAVKEKWFAGCVVQDGKITIFPVDSPAPLYGAAKDRFKQREGTLMALATATKAYGRSDRQAVLEGFTFDDITSMITSATALAAIVDQVAETLVPDPAFTLDESLVSAVMKEVQAISVLIMERNVERALAEHQIDPAETRLALAGGYALNCPTNSHLMAKYGFTELIAPPCVGDDGQSLGMALAAFLKKSGEQKFSFRFPGAYLGSSDDTLDEVLRDHDRFIAGVSAYDDATAVADLQEGPVVWFNGRSEIGPRALGNRSLIADPTTYTSKELLNRHKQREWWRPVAPVVLEGHAADWFEDARPSPYMLETFTIRGERRSRIPAVAHLDYSARVQTLTSEQNPALHRLIQAFHQATGVPMLCNTSLNDKGEPIIEKITEAVNFCLRKQIKVAYINGTRVEFTGFEAYPEREPRPRAHTKFTEVPENAERDIRLALNPHQLPDVYLYRYLHDNLMMDGVDITTAEGARSVREAVDAQFAADPALRDRLENRMRERGEKFASIGAKYTF
- a CDS encoding TfuA-like protein gives rise to the protein MRELVRVHAFIGPTLNDSAARENFPELCIHPPARHGDFISGDFSAGDIVVLIDGLYHGHPPIRHKEILDTMARGVTVIGASSMGALRAAELNEFGMAGVGRIFEGFRDGLLEADDEVAVLHTEGPDWQVLSEALVNMRYAVEEACEAAAVSPAEGERLVETARSLHYPRRSWKAVERACEGDPRLRDAARRMGAFVSGRGPALSLKYQDACEALRHAHGLLWSQDPVTNPASPQEWPAGWRTTYLRKWHLDFNGAWFDGRFVSRAAQFDYQRLFGRDQVQRWRRYVLSAMTGLAPDSPLEELEERALATAAKEHLSPDSIPADRAGHWVGEEEGQQLSPQQLLLTLLVRSSRPAVDLGDEPTAAWLLPQQEVTGGIVSASLQVNEKVVLTSFSKHIDHLKVSVLQRHLDALWNLGSQSDGRSRNAAARDRGFASASEAVEALRPFFLKDHNDRRQIGA
- a CDS encoding class I SAM-dependent methyltransferase, which translates into the protein MHEPLPHLPPTSGDAIGHLLTRAWNVQGSPGQVFEIIERSDGFTGVCDAAEYFTPYEQWPEREQELLALCRGRVLDVGCGAGRHLLHLQQKGHTVLGVDSSSGAVEVCEKQGIPARLGSAQALPCDDSSFDTLLALGANLGLLGGREESLATLQEWARVAAPGAQILATGRDPYASKGPIHSAYHQANRDAGRMAGQLRIRIRSGALASPYFDYLYASLAELTDLLAPSPWALGHTIEDAYGGYGVVLTLKD
- the dnaE gene encoding DNA polymerase III subunit alpha translates to MADSFVHLHNHTEYSMLDGAQRLKPMFAEVERQGMPAIAMSDHGNMFGAYEFQQVAKGFEGVKPIIGIEAYVAPSSRRNRKQEFWGPGGVRAMSDDGEGSKDVSGGGRFTHMTMWAQNVKGLQNLFYLSTEASYTGQFPAGKPRMDMELISEHSEGIIGTTGCPSGAIQTRIRLNQYDEARKIAGQYQDILGKENYFLELMDHGLDLERNVRGDLLRLAKELNIPLLATNDAHYVLEEHADAHDNLLCIGVGKNKDDPGRFKFNGTGYYLKTAAEMRELFSELPEACDNTLLIAERIESYASVFENVDEMPNYPGVPEGETQESWLRKECLKGLAMRYGDPIPAEVLERFETEMSVIGPMNFSSYFLVVADICRYAREQKIPVGPGRGSATGSIVAYATRITELCPLEHGLLFERFLNPERINPPDVDLDFDDRQRDRMVRYVVDKYGDEYTAMVNTFGKLKAKNAIKDTSRLLGYPFSHGERITKALPPDVMGKSIPINGIFDESHPRYGEAGEIRTMYANEPDVKKVIDGAKGVEGLIRNTGVHAAAVILSKTRLTDRIPLHMRAKDGVKITGFDYPSCENMGLVKMDFLGLRNLGVIDQAIQNVRENRGIQITTDTVPQDGAKPIPLDDATTFELLARGDTFGVFQLDGGGMRTLLKLMEPSRFEDIAAALALYRPGPMAANAHTNYAHRKTGRQEIEPIHPELRDALEPILGNTFHLLIYQEQIMAIARQLAGYTLGGADLLRRAMGKKKPEVLAAEWEKFHGGMKENGYSEESIKALWDVMLPFSGYAFNKSHTAGYGLVSYWTAYLKANYPAEYMAALLTSVGDDKDKAAIYLADARKMGVRVLQPDINESVADFTAIGDDVRFGLRSVRNVGEGVIESLVAARKAKGKYSSFPDFLDKADIGALNKRAVESLIKAGAFDSLHHTRKGLSAAHEDAIDAIIPVKKQAAIGQDDLFGDLGSDGDEPAFGLDFPIDETEWPRKQLLAAEREMLGLYVSAHPLDGTEHILSRNRDTTISELLASGRTEGTVQLSGLITGVERRMTKQGNAWAIIKLADRDGEMEILFFPAVYSLVEHALIPDSVVSVQGRLNDRDGVVSIFGQEIQILDVSSAETGGRPPVMLSFPYYKINEPTVIRLKRILSAHKGETPVRMKVQTPTKTVLYELGFLVDPTSVASDIKGTFGPDAWAGVA